The DNA segment CAACAAGATAGTTCCTCGAATTAAAGACACAGCCAAAATACTGTATACCACATACATGGGCATCACCCTTTTGGAAATAATTTTATTAAAACTAGGCGGAATGTCCCTCTATCAGGCTGCCGTCCATACATTCGGCACTGTAGGAACAGGAGGATTTTCCACCAAAAACGCCAGCATAAGAGGATTTGACAGCGCTTATATACACGTTGTCATCTCAATATTCATGTTGCTGTCCGGAGTAAACTTTTCTTTGTATTTCGCATTATACAAAAAAAAGTGGCGTGATATATTGGACAACGAAGAACTGAAATTCTACTTAGGCATCGTGTTAATCTCGGTTATACTCATCGCTGTAGATATCAATACCAACATATATCACGATGTAGCAAAATCCATAAAAGACGCTTTGTTTCAAGTAAGCTCTGTAATAACCACTACCGGTTATTCCACTGTAGATTATGATAAATGGTCCGCCTTCAGCAAAGGGATTCTGTTCATCCTTATGTTCGTAGGCGGCTGTGCCGGCTCTACTAGCGGAGGAATAAAGAGCATTAGAGTGTTAGTTTTATTAAAATTGGTGAAAAAGGAAATATCCAGAGTGTTTCATCCCAGAGCCGTCATCCCGGTAAAGATCGGGCCTCGCTCCATATCATCCAATACTCTGTCTAGCATAGCCAGTTTCTTTGTACTTTATATAATTGTTTTCCTGATAGGAACCTTGATAATTTCCTTAGAAGGAATTGGATTGATAGATGCCTCCAGTGCAGTAGCCGCTACCCTTGGAAATATTGGTCCCGGTTTTGGCTTTGCAGGTCCTGCACGTACGTACAGCCAATTCAGCCCATATAGCAAACTGTTGCTGTCATTCTTTATGCTGTTGGGAAGACTAGAATTGTTCACCTTAATCGTATTTTTTACACCCAAGTTTTGGAGAGAAGAAGTATAACAGCCGTCCCCTTGTTGTAAATTTACTATAATAAAAGAATAGATCAAAAAAATACTGTATAAGTAATGGTTCCATTTATATATTCTTAATAAATGGAACCAGGTAACTTGCCACCAATCCCACAAAAAAGCCTGTAATAGTACCTGATATTAAAAGTACAGGCAGATAAGAAAAAACACCCAAATTATTTATGATTAGTGAAGCCACAACAAGCTGACCTATGTTATGGAATATCGCCCCAATTATACTTATTACAGTCAAACTAAAAAACTTGTTATACTTTTTATACATAATCCCCATAACTACAGCACTCAATAATCCTCCAACAACGCTATAAAAAAAAGTAGTAGGCATACCTCCCAGCATAGACGCCAGAAAAGTCCGGACTAATACAACTGCTACTGCCTCTCTCAATCCGTATAAAACCAAAACCATCAGTGTTATGATATTAGAAAGTCCTAGCTTAATACCGGGTATCCCATAAGGCACAGGTATATATGCTTCCACTAAATGAAGGACTAATGCTTGGGATATAAGTATAGAAAGTAATATAATCTTTTTTGTATTCGCCATTAATACTGCCCCTTTTCAATAGCTAATCCCATCAATATCCTCTGACTCACCTATAATTTTGATGACAACCTTGTTGGGCAAGCATACTACAGTCTCACCTGGACTATCTATCCATCCTGTATTCACACAAACTTCATCTGGACAATTGGCCTCTTTTACCCTTGCCCTTCCAGTTTCTATTTCTATAATATTTATTTTCCCATCATCCTGCTGAATTTTTATTGTTTTTTTTAGATCTTGCTGTCTCAAATCTAATTTATCATAAAGTTTTCCATCTACCGTTATTTCTACAAAATCCGGACTTTTCTCCTTGTTAAGCAAATTGGTAATCAAAAAAGCACTTATGATAGCAACAGCGATCAATATTAAAGCTATTATATCCCCTTTTTTCATTTTAATTTAAAATCCTCACTTGTTATTTTTACTTTGCCTTTTAAACCACTTGAAACCAGTACCTCCATATTATCATTGATTATTATCGCTTCAGTATTATCCATGTTCTCTATCAGTTCCAACCCTTTTTGAGGACCTAACAAAAATATAGAAGTAGATAGCGCATCAGCATCTATTGATCTATCTGCCACCACTGTAGCACTTATACACCCAGTCCACGCAGGATACCCAGTATCAGGGTCTAAAATATGATGATATCTTTTTCCACCTGATTTAAAAAACCTTTCATAATCACCAGAAGTTACAACAGACTTATCCTCCACCTCTACAACTGCCGCCACGTTACCTCTGGGTTTTCTAGGATGCTGTATACCTATCTTCCAAGGCGATCCGTCAGACTTGGAACCTATGACAAAAATATTTCCTCCTAAACTTATAAAAGCGCTTTTTATTCCTTGATCCTTTAAGATTTTTGCTGCCTCATCAGCTGCATAGCCCTTTGCTATGCCTCCTAAGTCTATGCCCATATCTCTTTTTTTTAAAAAAATGACACATCCATCTTCATCTATTTCAATATCCTGATACCCTATATAACCTAATATTTCTTTTACCTTTTGTTCATCAGGAATATCATTATCTTTTTGATGTCCTATGTCCCATAGCTCAACTAAAGGCTGAATAGACACATCAAATTTCCCATCCGACAATTGAGAATAATGTACTGCCTTTTGCATAACATACAATGTCTGCCTATCTACCTTTACCGGGGATATACCCGACATTTTATTTATCTTTGAAACATCGCTATCCTGTATGTTTACACCCATCAGCCTGTCAATCTCATTAATCTTTTCAAATACTTTTTGAACAGCTTTTTCTGCATTCACTCCATAAACTTCAATATCTACCGCTGTACCCATAGCAAAATCTTGTCTCTTTATTTGTTTTTGGTTTGTACATGCACTAATGGTAATCATTATTAGAATCATAACTGCTGCTAAAATAAACATTATGCTGCTTCGTGATGATCTCATACCATTCCTCCGTTTCCGTTATCTATACATACTATTTCAGTAAAAAAAGAGGGAATAAACATCACATGCTACCCCTCGTTTTTATTATTTACATATCTATTCGCTATTAATTTTTTATATATCTGATCTTTCGCTCTTTTATGCCTGCTCTTAACAGTTCCACGTTTTATATTGAGCACCTTGGATATTTCATTTTCAGTCAATCGGTTATAATATTTTAATATTATGACATCTCTATATTTGGGCTCCAAGCTATTTATTATATCTATTACAATCTTTTTGGTTTCTTCCCTTATAATAAAATCTTCGGGCAAATAATAATCCTCATTTTTGGAAATGAATTCTAGCGTGTTTTCTTCCACAGCAACATATTTTTTGTGTTTTTTTATCCATGACATGGATTCATTCTTTGCAATTGTAAATATCCAATTTTTGAATTTGCTTTCATCCTTGAGCGAATCTAAATTTTTAAAAGCTTTTATCAATGTATTTTGAAGGACGTCTTCAGCAGCATATTCATTCCTTAAAATCAAAAAAATATACCTATAAAGATTATTATAAAAAGGATTGACCATCTGCTCAAAACTATCAAATTTAGATTTGATATTCCCACTGTATAACATGATTGCCCAAACCTTTCGATATACTT comes from the Clostridia bacterium genome and includes:
- a CDS encoding FAD:protein FMN transferase — translated: MRSSRSSIMFILAAVMILIMITISACTNQKQIKRQDFAMGTAVDIEVYGVNAEKAVQKVFEKINEIDRLMGVNIQDSDVSKINKMSGISPVKVDRQTLYVMQKAVHYSQLSDGKFDVSIQPLVELWDIGHQKDNDIPDEQKVKEILGYIGYQDIEIDEDGCVIFLKKRDMGIDLGGIAKGYAADEAAKILKDQGIKSAFISLGGNIFVIGSKSDGSPWKIGIQHPRKPRGNVAAVVEVEDKSVVTSGDYERFFKSGGKRYHHILDPDTGYPAWTGCISATVVADRSIDADALSTSIFLLGPQKGLELIENMDNTEAIIINDNMEVLVSSGLKGKVKITSEDFKLK
- a CDS encoding TrkH family potassium uptake protein, which codes for MNYGIILKIQGNLLIFEAIGMVPGLLLSLYYGQQDKTAFIISILVTGICGYVLSRTAVSDNKFKAKEAITIVSLGWISASFFGCLPFIFSGSIPSFIDAFFETVSGFTTTGATIIDDVEILPKGLLFWRSFTHWIGGMGILVFTLAVVPAMGVGSFQIFKAESPGPIANKIVPRIKDTAKILYTTYMGITLLEIILLKLGGMSLYQAAVHTFGTVGTGGFSTKNASIRGFDSAYIHVVISIFMLLSGVNFSLYFALYKKKWRDILDNEELKFYLGIVLISVILIAVDINTNIYHDVAKSIKDALFQVSSVITTTGYSTVDYDKWSAFSKGILFILMFVGGCAGSTSGGIKSIRVLVLLKLVKKEISRVFHPRAVIPVKIGPRSISSNTLSSIASFFVLYIIVFLIGTLIISLEGIGLIDASSAVAATLGNIGPGFGFAGPARTYSQFSPYSKLLLSFFMLLGRLELFTLIVFFTPKFWREEV
- a CDS encoding NusG domain II-containing protein gives rise to the protein MKKGDIIALILIAVAIISAFLITNLLNKEKSPDFVEITVDGKLYDKLDLRQQDLKKTIKIQQDDGKINIIEIETGRARVKEANCPDEVCVNTGWIDSPGETVVCLPNKVVIKIIGESEDIDGISY
- a CDS encoding RNA polymerase sigma factor, giving the protein MLYSGNIKSKFDSFEQMVNPFYNNLYRYIFLILRNEYAAEDVLQNTLIKAFKNLDSLKDESKFKNWIFTIAKNESMSWIKKHKKYVAVEENTLEFISKNEDYYLPEDFIIREETKKIVIDIINSLEPKYRDVIILKYYNRLTENEISKVLNIKRGTVKSRHKRAKDQIYKKLIANRYVNNKNEG
- a CDS encoding Gx transporter family protein — its product is MANTKKIILLSILISQALVLHLVEAYIPVPYGIPGIKLGLSNIITLMVLVLYGLREAVAVVLVRTFLASMLGGMPTTFFYSVVGGLLSAVVMGIMYKKYNKFFSLTVISIIGAIFHNIGQLVVASLIINNLGVFSYLPVLLISGTITGFFVGLVASYLVPFIKNI